A single genomic interval of Microbacterium sp. BLY harbors:
- a CDS encoding PHP domain-containing protein, with the protein MDPVDALLEIASLLERERASRYRAKAFRQAAATFADLPPDVREDPTRLRAAKGIGESTFAVIRQAQAGEVPEYLTELRGDVEPERVSALRATLRGDLHAHTEWSDGTTSIEVMAAAARAQGHEYQAITDHSPRLRVARGLSAERLREQIPLVRAQSGDGFTLLAGIEVDILEDGALDQEDALLAELDVVVASVHSKLRMDGRAMTKRMIAAVSHPRVNVLGHCTGRLVQGERGTRPPSAFDAAAVFAACAENGVAVEINSRPERQDPPDELIAIALEAGCLFSIDSDAHAPGQLSLLDHGAERAERAGVPASRIVTTWGLSRLLAWAE; encoded by the coding sequence ATGGACCCGGTCGATGCGTTGCTCGAGATCGCCTCCCTGCTGGAGCGCGAGCGCGCATCGCGATACCGGGCCAAGGCCTTCCGCCAGGCGGCTGCGACGTTCGCAGACCTCCCGCCCGACGTCCGAGAGGATCCGACACGCCTGCGGGCCGCCAAGGGCATCGGCGAGTCGACGTTCGCGGTGATCAGACAAGCCCAGGCCGGGGAGGTGCCGGAATACCTCACCGAGCTGCGCGGCGACGTGGAGCCGGAGCGCGTCTCCGCGCTCCGCGCCACGTTGCGGGGCGACCTCCACGCGCACACCGAATGGTCGGACGGGACCACGTCCATCGAGGTCATGGCTGCGGCCGCCCGGGCTCAGGGGCACGAGTATCAGGCCATCACCGACCACTCGCCGCGCCTGCGTGTCGCCAGGGGGCTGTCGGCGGAGCGGCTGCGCGAGCAGATCCCGCTGGTGCGAGCACAGTCAGGAGACGGCTTCACGCTGCTGGCCGGTATCGAAGTGGACATCCTCGAAGACGGGGCACTCGATCAGGAGGACGCCCTCCTGGCGGAACTGGATGTGGTCGTGGCGTCCGTGCACTCGAAACTGCGCATGGACGGTCGGGCGATGACGAAACGCATGATCGCCGCGGTGTCGCATCCGCGCGTGAACGTGCTCGGGCACTGCACGGGCCGTCTCGTGCAGGGGGAGCGCGGCACACGGCCCCCCTCGGCGTTCGATGCGGCTGCGGTGTTCGCCGCGTGCGCGGAGAACGGCGTCGCGGTGGAGATCAACTCCCGTCCGGAGCGCCAGGATCCGCCCGACGAGCTCATCGCGATCGCGTTGGAGGCCGGCTGCCTCTTCTCCATCGACTCGGACGCACACGCACCCGGGCAGTTGTCGCTTCTCGACCACGGTGCGGAGCGGGCGGAGCGGGCCGGTGTTCCGGCATCGCGCATCGTCACGACCTGGGGACTGTCGCGCCTGCTCGCCTGGGCGGAGTGA
- the trpD gene encoding anthranilate phosphoribosyltransferase — protein sequence MADSLTWSDVLTSLLERRDLSVWESTWAMRQIMQGGVSEAQLAGFLVALRAKGETIDEIVGFRDAILEAAVPLPVSPNVLDIVGTGGDRVGTVNVSTTAAVIIGAAGIPVVKHGNRAASSASGSSDVLGALGLELSLDPAAVASILDRTGITFAWAGAFHPGFKHAGAVRSQLGVPTVFNMLGPLCNPARAEANAVGVAQMERVPLITGVFRTRGATALVFRGDDGLDELTTTGHSRIWEVTRGDIHEHDLDPRDLDIPLADLSDLIGGSPAHNAEVLRRTLAGEHGPVRDIVLLNAAAGIVAFELSQDATQVQRPILERLREALARASAAVDDGRALAKLDEWIGVSREFAAPQE from the coding sequence ATGGCTGATTCCCTGACCTGGTCCGACGTGCTCACCTCTCTCCTGGAGCGTCGCGACCTCAGCGTCTGGGAGTCGACGTGGGCGATGAGGCAGATCATGCAGGGCGGAGTCTCCGAGGCGCAGCTGGCCGGATTCCTCGTCGCGCTCCGCGCGAAGGGCGAGACGATCGATGAGATCGTCGGGTTCCGTGACGCCATCCTGGAGGCGGCCGTGCCTCTTCCCGTCTCCCCGAACGTGCTGGACATCGTCGGCACGGGCGGCGATCGCGTGGGAACCGTGAATGTGTCCACCACCGCCGCCGTCATCATCGGCGCCGCCGGCATCCCGGTGGTCAAGCACGGCAACCGTGCCGCGAGTTCCGCTTCCGGATCGTCCGACGTGCTCGGAGCCCTCGGTCTGGAGCTCTCGCTCGATCCCGCCGCCGTCGCGTCGATCCTCGATCGCACCGGGATCACCTTCGCCTGGGCCGGTGCCTTCCACCCCGGCTTCAAGCACGCAGGGGCGGTGCGCTCCCAACTCGGGGTTCCCACCGTCTTCAACATGCTCGGACCGCTCTGCAACCCGGCACGCGCGGAAGCGAACGCCGTGGGCGTCGCTCAGATGGAGCGTGTCCCGTTGATCACCGGGGTCTTCCGCACGCGCGGTGCGACGGCGCTGGTTTTCCGCGGGGACGACGGCCTCGACGAACTCACCACCACGGGGCACAGTCGTATCTGGGAGGTCACGCGCGGGGACATCCACGAGCACGACCTGGATCCCCGCGACCTGGACATCCCCCTCGCCGATCTGTCGGATCTCATCGGAGGGTCGCCCGCGCACAACGCGGAGGTCCTTCGCCGGACGCTCGCCGGGGAGCATGGCCCGGTGCGGGACATCGTGCTGCTGAACGCCGCCGCGGGGATCGTCGCCTTCGAGCTCTCGCAGGACGCGACGCAGGTGCAGCGGCCCATCCTCGAGCGACTCCGCGAGGCGCTCGCCCGCGCGTCGGCAGCGGTGGACGACGGGCGCGCGCTGGCGAAGCTCGATGAGTGGATCGGAGTGAGCCGCGAGTTCGCGGCTCCCCAGGAGTGA
- a CDS encoding heme-copper oxidase subunit III, translated as MFFAGLFAIYFTLRSTSPELWADRTELLNVPFAAVNTAILVLSSFTCQMGVFAAEDLQPYKIGKGQKNGAGRRRLFGWGMVEWFFLTFALGAIFVSGQVWEYAQLVAEGMPIQADSYASAFYLTTGFHALHVTGGLVAFLLVIGRAYAVKNFRHKEATSSIVVSYYWHFVDVVWIVLFFVIYFLK; from the coding sequence ATGTTCTTCGCGGGACTCTTCGCGATCTACTTCACCCTCCGCAGCACTTCCCCCGAGCTGTGGGCCGACCGTACCGAGCTCCTGAACGTGCCGTTCGCGGCAGTGAACACGGCGATCCTCGTGCTCTCCTCGTTCACCTGCCAGATGGGTGTGTTCGCGGCAGAGGACCTGCAGCCGTACAAGATCGGCAAGGGACAGAAGAACGGCGCCGGCCGCCGTCGCCTGTTCGGCTGGGGAATGGTCGAGTGGTTCTTCCTCACCTTCGCCCTCGGCGCGATCTTCGTGTCCGGCCAGGTGTGGGAGTACGCACAGCTCGTCGCAGAGGGCATGCCCATCCAGGCTGACTCGTACGCCTCGGCGTTCTACCTGACCACCGGCTTCCACGCCCTCCACGTCACCGGCGGACTCGTCGCGTTCCTCCTGGTGATCGGACGCGCCTACGCCGTCAAGAACTTCCGGCACAAGGAGGCGACCTCCTCGATCGTGGTGTCCTACTACTGGCACTTCGTCGACGTCGTCTGGATCGTGCTGTTCTTCGTTATCTACTTCCTGAAATAA
- a CDS encoding c-type cytochrome has product MAREKKRRSSGRRSPLAAAALIGAGLMITGAVYAGATAAFAANDAPTASTQLTVEDGEKLFTANCATCHGLDLEGTPNGPSLYGVGELAVEFQVSTGRMPLQMQGPQAPQKEPQFTEEQVRAMAAYVQSEAPGPGYPADRILDGEGDVAHGAELFRVNCAMCHNVAAAGGALTEGKYAPAITETSALHIYAAMVTGPQNMPVFGDMNLSDEDKRDIISALLFQQQSVQIGGFSLGSLGPVSEGLFVWIFGIGALVAITVWITAKSN; this is encoded by the coding sequence ATGGCACGAGAGAAGAAGCGCCGTTCGAGCGGTCGTCGCAGCCCACTGGCGGCGGCCGCGCTCATCGGAGCAGGCCTCATGATCACCGGCGCGGTGTACGCGGGCGCGACTGCGGCCTTCGCGGCCAACGACGCCCCCACGGCATCGACGCAGCTGACGGTCGAGGACGGCGAGAAGCTGTTCACGGCCAACTGCGCGACCTGCCACGGCCTCGACCTGGAGGGCACGCCCAACGGTCCGAGCCTCTACGGCGTCGGCGAGCTGGCGGTGGAGTTCCAGGTCTCGACCGGCCGCATGCCCCTGCAGATGCAGGGCCCGCAGGCCCCGCAGAAGGAGCCGCAGTTCACCGAGGAGCAGGTGCGCGCGATGGCCGCGTACGTGCAGTCCGAGGCCCCCGGCCCCGGCTACCCGGCCGACCGCATCCTCGACGGTGAGGGCGACGTGGCGCACGGCGCCGAGCTCTTCCGCGTCAACTGCGCGATGTGCCACAACGTGGCCGCCGCCGGTGGCGCGCTGACCGAAGGCAAGTACGCTCCGGCGATCACGGAGACCAGCGCGCTGCACATCTACGCCGCCATGGTCACCGGCCCGCAGAACATGCCGGTCTTCGGCGACATGAACCTGTCCGACGAGGACAAGCGCGACATCATCTCGGCTCTGCTCTTCCAGCAGCAGTCCGTCCAGATCGGCGGCTTCTCCCTCGGCTCGCTCGGACCGGTCTCCGAGGGCCTGTTCGTGTGGATCTTCGGTATCGGCGCTCTGGTCGCCATCACCGTGTGGATCACGGCGAAGTCCAACTGA
- a CDS encoding ubiquinol-cytochrome c reductase iron-sulfur subunit, whose protein sequence is MAHDDDSQALDRAYQPSPGLGVAVSDPVQNPGLPPHRERMTDKDPRAEKAAVRTVYTLFYLSLAGSIWAVAAYMLFPIESGALIDIRQNNLFIGLGIALALLALGIGAIHWSKALMSDKEHIEHRHPTRGKDSTREAAVQAFAEANEESGFGRRTMIRNSLFAAIVASIIPGVTLFRGLAPHSTPEDPTAGDPVALLKHTMWDEGMRLVRDPDGTPIRAAEVTLGSAFHVIPEDLAELGHDEGYLEEKAKAIVLMMRLRPEQLIEAEDRKDWSYDGIVAYSKVCTHVGCPVALYEQQTHHLLCPCHQSQFDVTDHAKVIFGPAARPLPQLPITVDDEGYLIARSDFTEPVGPSFWERH, encoded by the coding sequence ATGGCACACGACGACGACTCGCAGGCTCTTGACAGGGCCTACCAGCCCTCTCCGGGGCTGGGTGTCGCAGTCAGCGATCCCGTGCAGAACCCCGGTCTTCCGCCGCACCGCGAGCGGATGACCGATAAGGACCCGCGCGCCGAGAAGGCCGCCGTCCGCACCGTCTACACGCTGTTCTACCTGTCGCTCGCCGGCAGCATCTGGGCGGTCGCCGCCTACATGCTGTTCCCGATCGAGAGCGGCGCTCTCATCGACATCCGTCAGAACAACCTCTTCATCGGTCTCGGCATCGCGCTCGCGCTGCTGGCCCTGGGCATCGGCGCCATCCACTGGTCGAAGGCGCTCATGTCCGACAAGGAGCACATCGAGCACCGCCACCCCACCCGGGGCAAGGACTCGACGCGTGAGGCGGCCGTCCAGGCCTTCGCCGAGGCCAACGAGGAGTCGGGCTTCGGTCGCCGCACGATGATCCGCAACTCGCTGTTCGCAGCGATCGTCGCGTCGATCATCCCCGGTGTGACCCTGTTCCGCGGTCTCGCACCCCACTCCACGCCGGAAGACCCCACGGCGGGCGACCCGGTCGCGCTGCTGAAGCACACGATGTGGGACGAGGGGATGCGCCTGGTGCGCGACCCCGACGGCACGCCCATCCGTGCGGCCGAGGTCACCCTCGGCTCCGCGTTCCACGTGATCCCTGAGGACCTCGCGGAGCTGGGCCACGACGAGGGCTACCTCGAGGAGAAGGCCAAGGCCATCGTGCTGATGATGCGCCTCCGCCCCGAGCAGCTCATCGAGGCCGAGGACCGCAAGGACTGGTCGTACGACGGCATCGTCGCGTACTCCAAGGTCTGCACGCACGTCGGCTGCCCCGTCGCCCTGTACGAGCAGCAGACCCACCACCTGCTGTGCCCGTGCCACCAGTCGCAGTTCGACGTCACGGACCACGCCAAGGTAATCTTCGGCCCGGCCGCACGGCCGCTGCCCCAGCTGCCCATCACCGTGGACGACGAGGGCTACCTCATCGCACGCAGCGACTTCACCGAACCCGTCGGCCCGAGCTTCTGGGAGCGCCATTGA
- a CDS encoding cytochrome bc complex cytochrome b subunit — MSTATLSKDEKDTKAPLGGRFVGAASNYIDERTSISGFVKELGRKIFPDHWSFMLGEIALWSFVVVFLSGTFLTFFFQASMVETHYTGAYAPMRGIAMSSALESTLHISFDLRGGLLVRQIHHWAALVFIAGIGVHMLRVFFTGAFRKPRELNWVIGFVLFILAMAEGFTGYSLPDDLLSGNGLRIIDGMIKGLPLIGTWTSFLLFGGEFPGTDIVGRLYTLHILLLPMLVIAFIAVHLMLMIINKHTQFAGPGRTNDNVVGYPMMPVYMSKMGGYLFIVFGTIVLIATFFQINPIWNYGPYDPSPVSAGTQPDWYIGFADGALRLAPSNWDIVFLDHTWSFGILAPVAVLGLFIVIVAIYPFIEAWVTGDKREHHIAQRPRNAATRTAIGVAGVIFYAVLWAAASSDLIATHFMLTMEGVIHTLQALLFLGPIIGYFVTKRICIALQKKDREIVLHGFESGRIVRLPGGEYIEVHQPVDKYDRWKLIDVDGYEPLVVRPNAKGRIPWTENLRSAMSRWFFEDRLAPLTQAEVDAADAHQHHVTEGNEAAEVAEIQGAHERAGFPDAPLTVDETHIDETPNTPSTVISTEPVKKPRKKKSEDDE; from the coding sequence TTGAGCACCGCAACGCTGTCCAAGGACGAGAAGGACACCAAGGCGCCTCTCGGCGGCCGTTTCGTCGGAGCCGCATCGAACTACATCGATGAGCGCACCAGCATCTCGGGCTTCGTCAAGGAGCTCGGTCGCAAGATCTTCCCCGACCACTGGTCGTTCATGCTCGGTGAGATCGCACTCTGGAGCTTCGTCGTCGTGTTCCTCTCCGGGACCTTCCTGACGTTCTTCTTCCAGGCCTCGATGGTGGAGACCCACTACACCGGCGCCTACGCGCCGATGCGCGGCATCGCGATGTCGTCGGCCCTCGAGTCGACGCTGCACATCTCGTTCGACCTCCGTGGAGGACTCCTGGTCCGCCAGATCCACCACTGGGCCGCGCTCGTCTTCATCGCCGGCATCGGCGTGCACATGCTGCGCGTGTTCTTCACCGGTGCGTTCCGCAAGCCGCGTGAGCTGAACTGGGTGATCGGCTTCGTGCTCTTCATCCTGGCGATGGCCGAGGGCTTCACCGGCTACTCGCTCCCGGACGACCTGCTCTCGGGCAACGGCCTCCGCATCATCGACGGCATGATCAAGGGTCTCCCCCTGATCGGCACCTGGACCTCGTTCCTCCTCTTCGGCGGCGAGTTCCCGGGTACCGACATCGTGGGACGTCTCTACACTCTCCACATCCTGCTGCTGCCGATGCTGGTCATCGCCTTCATCGCCGTGCACCTGATGCTCATGATCATCAACAAGCACACGCAGTTCGCCGGCCCCGGCCGCACGAACGACAACGTCGTGGGCTACCCGATGATGCCGGTCTACATGTCGAAGATGGGCGGCTACCTGTTCATCGTCTTCGGCACCATCGTGCTGATCGCGACGTTCTTCCAGATCAACCCGATCTGGAACTACGGACCGTACGACCCCTCCCCCGTCTCAGCCGGTACGCAGCCGGACTGGTACATCGGGTTCGCGGACGGCGCGCTCCGTCTCGCACCGTCGAACTGGGACATCGTGTTCCTCGACCACACCTGGTCGTTCGGCATCCTGGCTCCGGTGGCGGTCCTCGGTCTGTTCATCGTCATCGTCGCGATCTACCCCTTCATCGAGGCGTGGGTCACGGGCGACAAGCGCGAGCACCACATCGCCCAGCGTCCGCGCAACGCGGCCACCCGTACCGCGATCGGCGTCGCCGGCGTCATCTTCTATGCGGTGCTCTGGGCGGCGGCCTCGTCCGACCTCATCGCCACGCACTTCATGCTCACGATGGAGGGCGTGATCCACACGCTGCAGGCGCTGCTGTTCCTCGGCCCGATCATCGGTTACTTCGTGACGAAGCGCATCTGCATCGCGCTGCAGAAGAAGGACCGCGAGATCGTGCTGCACGGCTTCGAGTCCGGCCGCATCGTCCGCCTCCCGGGCGGCGAGTACATCGAGGTGCACCAGCCGGTCGACAAGTACGACCGGTGGAAGCTCATCGACGTCGACGGTTACGAGCCCCTCGTGGTCCGTCCGAACGCCAAGGGCCGCATCCCGTGGACGGAGAACCTGCGGTCCGCGATGTCGCGCTGGTTCTTCGAAGACCGTCTGGCTCCGCTCACGCAGGCCGAGGTCGACGCCGCGGACGCGCACCAGCACCACGTCACCGAGGGCAACGAAGCGGCCGAGGTCGCGGAGATCCAGGGCGCCCATGAGCGTGCCGGCTTCCCCGACGCCCCGCTCACGGTCGACGAGACCCACATCGACGAGACGCCGAACACGCCCAGCACGGTGATCTCGACCGAGCCGGTCAAGAAGCCTCGCAAGAAGAAGTCGGAGGACGACGAGTAA
- a CDS encoding RidA family protein, translating to MSSVVRLLRAPQLADAPYAYAATAPAGSRLVFLAGACPLEEDGTTTAPGDYAAQAARCVETLQQALTAAGATLTDVISTRVLVASSAQRDLVTAWDVVHAAFGAHDAPSTLLGVTVLGYDDQLVEIEAVAALPEDRA from the coding sequence ATGTCTTCGGTCGTCCGCCTGCTCCGTGCTCCCCAACTCGCCGACGCTCCCTACGCCTACGCCGCCACCGCGCCCGCGGGCTCCCGGCTGGTCTTCCTCGCCGGAGCCTGCCCTCTCGAAGAGGACGGGACGACCACCGCCCCCGGCGACTATGCCGCGCAGGCGGCGCGATGCGTCGAGACACTGCAACAGGCGCTTACGGCCGCCGGCGCCACCCTGACGGATGTGATCAGCACACGGGTCCTGGTGGCCTCCTCCGCGCAGCGGGACCTCGTGACAGCCTGGGACGTCGTCCATGCGGCGTTCGGGGCCCACGATGCGCCCAGCACCCTTCTCGGCGTCACCGTGCTCGGCTACGACGACCAGCTCGTCGAGATCGAGGCGGTCGCCGCCCTCCCCGAGGACCGCGCATGA
- a CDS encoding GNAT family N-acetyltransferase, protein MSVVIRSATDQDHSVLEEIERAADRLLTDRFGTEDWPPPSTADDRRNTGGFVLVATDSPAAESPGGVEEVPVGFVQVIEGPGYAHLEQLSVHPAYGRRGIGRALVVAAQDESRRRGHTRITLRTYADVPWNAPFYSSCGFVDSTPDTAFLQELVTVEQRLGLTRHGRRIQMTAVL, encoded by the coding sequence ATGAGCGTCGTCATCCGGAGTGCGACGGATCAGGACCATTCCGTCCTGGAAGAGATCGAGCGCGCGGCCGACCGCCTGCTGACCGATCGTTTCGGCACCGAGGACTGGCCGCCGCCGTCGACGGCGGACGACCGCCGGAACACCGGTGGATTCGTCCTGGTCGCCACCGACTCCCCCGCGGCGGAGTCTCCCGGCGGCGTCGAAGAAGTACCGGTCGGATTCGTGCAGGTCATCGAGGGGCCCGGGTACGCCCACCTGGAACAGCTGTCCGTGCATCCCGCCTACGGACGCCGCGGGATCGGGCGGGCCCTCGTCGTCGCCGCCCAGGACGAATCCCGCCGGCGGGGCCACACGCGGATCACGCTGCGCACCTATGCGGACGTGCCGTGGAACGCGCCCTTCTACTCCAGCTGCGGTTTCGTGGATTCCACTCCGGACACCGCGTTTCTGCAGGAGCTCGTCACCGTCGAGCAGCGGCTGGGCTTGACCCGCCACGGGCGACGCATCCAGATGACCGCGGTGCTCTGA
- a CDS encoding rhodanese-like domain-containing protein, giving the protein MIDRADYFAARLAYETDPSDVHADRAAGRALVVVDVRSAEAFAQGRVTGALHMPHSEIATRAPSEIPADSEVVVYCWSPGCNGGVRGALQFARLGYRVREMIGGFEYWAREGYPVEDADGVHHRPVDPLTGIPRIRTRV; this is encoded by the coding sequence ATGATCGATCGCGCCGACTACTTCGCCGCCCGCCTCGCCTACGAGACCGACCCCAGTGACGTGCACGCGGACCGTGCCGCCGGACGAGCGCTCGTCGTGGTGGACGTCCGCTCGGCGGAGGCCTTCGCCCAGGGTCGTGTGACCGGGGCGCTTCACATGCCTCACAGCGAGATCGCCACCCGCGCGCCGAGCGAGATCCCGGCGGACTCCGAGGTGGTCGTCTACTGCTGGAGCCCCGGGTGCAACGGTGGCGTCCGCGGGGCGCTCCAGTTCGCGCGCCTCGGCTACCGGGTGCGGGAGATGATCGGTGGCTTCGAGTACTGGGCTCGGGAGGGATACCCGGTCGAGGACGCCGACGGTGTCCACCACCGACCTGTCGACCCGCTGACCGGGATCCCCCGCATCCGTACGCGCGTGTGA
- a CDS encoding cytochrome c oxidase subunit 4 yields MRDNVIIWWVLTAFFALVGVVYTGWNILAHPGLPLVNQIEWVGTVALFFSAFMGAMVAFYLDRTHKAQNGELPEDILTSDIDDGDPELGEFSPWSWWPLVLAASAGVFVVGLAVGHFLLPIGLAIFVVAIVGWVYEYYRGNFAR; encoded by the coding sequence ATGCGCGACAACGTCATCATCTGGTGGGTCCTGACCGCGTTCTTCGCCCTCGTCGGCGTCGTCTATACCGGCTGGAACATCCTGGCTCACCCCGGGCTGCCGCTCGTGAACCAGATCGAGTGGGTCGGCACGGTCGCCCTGTTCTTCTCCGCCTTCATGGGCGCCATGGTCGCGTTCTACCTCGACCGGACGCACAAGGCGCAGAACGGTGAGCTCCCCGAGGACATCCTGACGTCGGACATCGACGACGGTGACCCGGAACTCGGCGAGTTCAGCCCGTGGTCCTGGTGGCCGCTGGTCCTCGCGGCTTCGGCCGGCGTGTTCGTCGTCGGCCTGGCGGTCGGCCACTTCCTCCTTCCGATCGGTCTCGCCATCTTCGTGGTCGCGATCGTCGGCTGGGTCTACGAGTACTACCGCGGCAACTTCGCTCGCTGA
- the ctaD gene encoding cytochrome c oxidase subunit I, with product MSTTEAPRTDEAPRSRPTTLPARQAALMSSSRVEQKGNIVVKWITSTDHKTIGYMYLIASVVFFLLGGVMALVIRAELFAPGMQIIPTKEQYNQLFTMHGTIMLLMFATPLFAGFANAILPLQIGAPDVAFPRLNAFAFWLFLFGSTIAVAGFLTPQGAASFGWFAYQPLANASFSPGAGGNLWMLGLGISGFGTILGAVNFITTIITMRAPGMTMWRMPIFSWNTLITSLLILMAFPVLAAAIFAAAADRVLGAHIYDPANGGVLLWQHLFWFFGHPEVYIIALPFFGIVSEIFPVFSRKPIFGYKTLVYATIAIAALSVAVWAHHMYVTGSVLLPFFALMTMLIAVPTGVKIFNWIGTLWRGSVTFETPMVFSLGFLVSFVFGGLTGVILAAPPLDFHLSDSYFVVAHFHYVVFGTVVFAMFAGFYFWWPKWTGRMLNERLGYVHFWMLFVGFHMTFLIQHWLGVDGMVRRYADYSAADGWTWQNQVSTIGAIILGASMLPFFLNVWITARKAPKVTVNDPWGYGASLEWATSCPPPRHNFTSIPRIRSERPAFDLNHPEAAEFATTAPGEREGH from the coding sequence ATGTCGACCACTGAAGCTCCTCGCACCGACGAGGCACCCCGCTCCCGTCCCACCACCCTGCCTGCGCGCCAGGCCGCTCTGATGAGCTCCTCGCGCGTCGAGCAGAAGGGCAACATCGTCGTCAAGTGGATCACCTCCACGGACCACAAGACGATCGGGTACATGTACCTCATCGCCTCGGTGGTGTTCTTCCTCCTCGGTGGCGTGATGGCACTCGTCATCCGCGCCGAGCTGTTCGCGCCGGGCATGCAGATCATCCCGACGAAGGAGCAGTACAACCAGCTGTTCACGATGCACGGCACGATCATGCTGCTGATGTTCGCGACGCCGCTGTTCGCGGGCTTCGCCAACGCGATCCTGCCCCTGCAGATCGGTGCTCCCGACGTCGCCTTCCCGCGTCTGAACGCCTTCGCCTTCTGGCTGTTCCTCTTCGGCTCGACCATCGCGGTCGCCGGCTTCCTCACCCCGCAGGGGGCCGCCTCCTTCGGCTGGTTCGCGTATCAGCCGCTGGCCAACGCGTCGTTCTCGCCGGGCGCCGGTGGGAACCTGTGGATGCTCGGGCTCGGGATCTCGGGCTTCGGAACCATCCTCGGTGCCGTCAACTTCATCACGACGATCATCACCATGCGTGCGCCCGGTATGACGATGTGGCGTATGCCGATCTTCAGCTGGAACACGCTCATCACCAGCCTGCTGATCCTGATGGCCTTCCCGGTCCTCGCCGCGGCGATCTTCGCCGCCGCCGCTGACCGCGTGCTCGGGGCGCACATCTACGACCCGGCCAACGGCGGTGTGCTGCTCTGGCAGCACCTGTTCTGGTTCTTCGGTCACCCGGAGGTGTACATCATCGCGCTGCCGTTCTTCGGCATCGTCTCGGAGATCTTCCCGGTGTTCAGCCGGAAGCCGATCTTCGGCTACAAGACGCTGGTCTACGCGACGATCGCGATCGCGGCCCTGTCCGTCGCCGTGTGGGCGCACCACATGTACGTCACGGGTTCCGTGCTGCTGCCGTTCTTCGCCCTGATGACCATGCTCATCGCGGTGCCGACGGGTGTGAAGATCTTCAACTGGATCGGAACGCTCTGGCGCGGCTCGGTGACGTTCGAGACGCCGATGGTGTTCTCGCTCGGCTTCCTCGTGTCGTTCGTCTTCGGTGGTCTGACCGGCGTGATCCTCGCGGCACCGCCGCTGGACTTCCACCTGAGTGACTCGTACTTCGTCGTCGCGCACTTCCACTACGTCGTGTTCGGTACCGTCGTGTTCGCGATGTTCGCCGGCTTCTACTTCTGGTGGCCGAAGTGGACGGGTCGCATGCTCAACGAGCGTCTCGGCTACGTGCACTTCTGGATGCTGTTCGTCGGCTTCCACATGACCTTCCTCATCCAGCACTGGCTCGGTGTCGACGGCATGGTGCGTCGTTACGCGGACTACTCCGCGGCGGACGGCTGGACGTGGCAGAACCAGGTCTCCACGATCGGTGCGATCATCCTCGGTGCCTCGATGCTGCCGTTCTTCCTGAACGTCTGGATCACGGCCCGCAAGGCGCCCAAGGTGACCGTGAACGATCCGTGGGGTTACGGCGCCTCGCTCGAGTGGGCGACGTCGTGCCCGCCGCCGCGGCACAACTTCACGTCGATCCCGCGCATCCGCAGCGAGCGCCCGGCGTTCGACCTGAACCACCCGGAGGCCGCGGAGTTCGCGACCACCGCACCCGGCGAGCGAGAGGGCCACTGA